A single window of Vicingaceae bacterium DNA harbors:
- a CDS encoding acyl-CoA thioesterase — MRAKKASESLAIMTEVVLPNDTNTLGNLMGGRLLHWMDICAAISAHRHCGRVVVTASVNNVSFNRPIKLGDIVTLEAKVSRAFNSSMEVIIDVYVEDYHKNVKSKCNSAIYTFVAVDQLGNPIEVPELIPETEEEKARFDAALRRKQLSLILAGKMKPEEASELKALFFKNAK; from the coding sequence ATGAGAGCAAAAAAAGCATCGGAAAGTTTAGCCATTATGACAGAAGTAGTATTACCCAACGATACCAATACATTGGGAAATTTGATGGGAGGACGTTTGCTGCATTGGATGGACATATGTGCGGCTATTTCGGCTCATCGTCATTGTGGCAGGGTGGTTGTTACTGCCTCGGTGAACAATGTGAGCTTCAACAGACCTATCAAGTTGGGAGACATTGTAACACTCGAAGCGAAAGTTTCACGGGCATTTAATTCTTCCATGGAAGTAATCATCGATGTATATGTTGAGGACTATCACAAAAACGTAAAATCTAAATGTAATTCGGCCATCTATACTTTTGTTGCTGTAGATCAACTGGGAAATCCTATTGAAGTTCCCGAATTAATCCCCGAAACAGAAGAAGAAAAAGCCCGTTTTGATGCAGCATTGCGAAGGAAACAATTGAGCTTGATTCTTGCCGGCAAAATGAAACCCGAGGAAGCATCAGAGCTTAAAGCTTTATTTTTTAAAAATGCAAAATAA